Genomic window (Sulfurimonas sp.):
TCCTTCTGGACAAGTTGGGTCTGTATAAGTTCCAAAATATTCTTGAGTTTGTATTATTTCTCTATCATATCCTTTAACTTTATCTGTTCCATTTATTATTTTTATATAACAAGCTCCACCAGTTCCAAAATAACTAGTTTCAATCCATCTTCTACAAGTAATTAAAGTATTTCCATTGTGATTGCTAGGACAATTAGTGGAACTGTAATTTTCTCCTTTTGGAATTTTTTCAATTAATTCACCGTCTGAATAAGGTATTTCTCCTGGTATTAAGTTATAACAAGCATTCCCATTATAATAGCTCATACTTACATGAACCCAAGGTTCAGAAACACCTGTATAAATAGTATAATTTGCAGATAAAGAAAATGAAAAAACAAAACTAATCAATAAACCAAAAATAAAATGCATACAGAAAACCCTCTATTTAAAATTATTTATAAATGTATCTTAAAATTTCTTATATTGTTCTTTTTAGTTCGATTTTGTAGTATTTATCTTAAAATATTAAACCTCATAGTGTAATTTTATATCTACAGATATGATTTTTATTACTGTCTAACTTTATTTATACCTTCCATATTGGAAATATGGAATAAGAAAGCTTGAAGCTCAATAACGAGAAACGGAAAAACTGGAAATATAGTTATTTCATAGTCTTATAGAAGTAGGAACGAGAGAATTTATGTCATCATTTCTTAATCCAAAAAAATATAATCGAAACACTAAAAGAAAATATAACTGAAATAAAAAAGCTTATTAATACAAACGAATCAATATATCCTAAAGTGATATAGTTAATAACTTGTAATAAAAAACCCACTATCAAAGCACTAATTATAGCACTTTTATAAAAATTTATAAAAATTTTATTAATCCAAAAACTAAGCACGATTGATATAATTGCAATAGTTGAATAAAAAATAATTCCAAGCATTTAAGTAGTTCCTCCTTTTATAAATTTAACTTAATATCAAATTGACATAAGTATTTCATTTAATTGCTATTTTGTGCATTTTGATAAGCACTCTTTCCAAATACATTCACAGCGTCATAGTAATCATATGCATGCTTAAAACAACCTGACTGTAATAAAAAAGGTTCATTTAAACAAGATTGCTTCATATCATCTAAAAAACTTGAATCACACTCGTCTTTAGACATTCCACTATTACTATAACAATTGTCATGGTTCACACAGCTCTGTGTAAAATTAAAATTAAAAGATGTATCAGGAACTAATAAGGTTGCTAGGATTAGTTATTTATATCTTTTGAATTTTTATGTCTCATAGAAATATATATTAAAAGAATAAAAGCAAATATTTGTATTAAAATAAATAAAACACCTTGGTATCCAATTGATAAAATAGGATTTTTTATGAGATTTATATAAATAAATAAAACTAATCCAGATAAACATATCAAAATATAAATATTTTTATTTATTAATTTATATGATACTCCTGCCAAAAACAGTGTAATTATTGCTAATAGTAATATAATACTATTTTCAAATTCACTTTGTTGATTAGCAAACCACATAGCACCAATATATACCATGAAAGAAGAAAATAATAATAATATTCTCGTGCTGATTTCGAGTATTTTTGTTATTTTTGACATTTTTAATTCCCTTGTGCATTGTCATATGCTTTTTGAGATTCTCTTTGCAATACAGGAATTTCTCTTAATCCCCATCCATAAGGATCTGTTAATTCAACATCGCATTCAAGTTTTGTTTTACTACAATCACTATAACATTTATCATGCTTTCTGCAAGAATTAGGGAATAAATCAGGTATCCATCTCGCTGCTTTTGTTCCCTCTGCACCACATGTTCCACCAAATGGTCCATACCCTTGTCCGGCACTTGAACCTTTACCATCTCCACCCATAGCAGCAGGAACACCTCTACCAACTAATAATGGATTCAACCCCTCAG
Coding sequences:
- a CDS encoding phospholipase A2 translates to MLATLLVPDTSFNFNFTQSCVNHDNCYSNSGMSKDECDSSFLDDMKQSCLNEPFLLQSGCFKHAYDYYDAVNVFGKSAYQNAQNSN